The following coding sequences lie in one Arabidopsis thaliana chromosome 3, partial sequence genomic window:
- a CDS encoding sequence-specific DNA binding transcription factor (sequence-specific DNA binding transcription factors; BEST Arabidopsis thaliana protein match is: sequence-specific DNA binding transcription factors (TAIR:AT3G11100.1); Has 367 Blast hits to 356 proteins in 28 species: Archae - 0; Bacteria - 0; Metazoa - 18; Fungi - 4; Plants - 342; Viruses - 0; Other Eukaryotes - 3 (source: NCBI BLink).), which yields MDTVNDSFSPGSSRPSPATLSREDCWSEEATFTLIQAWGNRYVDLSRGNLRQKHWQEVANAVNDRHYNTGRNVSAAKSQPYRTDVQCKNRIDTLKKKYKVEKARVSESNPGAYISPWPFFSALDDLLRESFPTSSNPDSTDNIPHQRLSLPMSINPVPVAPRSAIPRRPATSPAIIPHAGDDLLGFRGNLNAFAAAAAAAACPASEDDSEGSRSRSSGRSGSNKKRERKIEKKQGYKEVADAIERLGQIYERVEEKKRKEMVELEKQRMRFAKELECHRMQLFTEMQVRLHKLRRTSGSKGPTSSASAALDYGMMDFPSYF from the exons ATGGACACCGTCAACGATTCCTTTTCGCCGGGATCTTCCCGACCTTCGCCGGCGACGCTTTCTCGTGAAGATTGCTGGAGCGAGGAAGCGACCTTCACGCTCATCCAAGCCTGGGGTAATCGCTACGTCGACCTCAGCCGAGGTAATCTCCGTCAGAAACACTGGCAAGAGGTGGCTAACGCCGTTAACGACCGTCACTACAACACCGGTCGAAACGTTTCCGCCGCCAAATCGCAGCCGTATCGCACCGACGTTCAGTGTAAAAACCGGATCGATactctgaagaagaagtacaAAGTCGAGAAGGCTAGGGTTTCGGAATCCAATCCCGGTGCCTACATCAGCCCTTGGCCTTTCTTCTCCGCTCTCGATGACCTTCTCCGGGAAAGCTTTCCGACGTCTAGTAATCCTGATTCAACTGATAACATCCCGCACCAGAGGCTATCACTTCCGATGTCCATTAATCCAGTTCCGGTCGCTCCACGATCGGCGATCCCCAGACGTCCGGCGACATCGCCGGCGATTATACCTCACGCCGGTGACGATTTACTCGGATTTCGCGGGAATCTCAACGCATTCGCGGCAGCCGCAGCGGCGGCGGCGTGTCCGGCGTCTGAAGATGACTCGGAAGGTTCAAGGTCTAGATCGAGCGGTCGTAGCGGGAGTAACAAGAAGCGGGAGAGGAAAATTGAGAAGAAGCAAGGCTACAAGGAAGTTGCCGACGCAATTGAGAGGCTTGGACAGATATACGAGAGAGtcgaggagaagaagaggaaggaaaTGGTTGAATTGGAGAAGCAGAGAATGAGATTCGCTAAGGAATTGGAATGCCATAGGATGCAACTGTTCACGGAGATGCAGGTACGTCTTCATAAGCTCCGGCGTACCTCTGGCTCCAAAGGACCGACTTCCTCCGCCTCCGCCG CTCTTGATTATGGGATGATGGATTTCCCTAGTTACTTCTAG
- the TTL4 gene encoding tetratricopetide-repeat thioredoxin-like 4 (tetratricopetide-repeat thioredoxin-like 4 (TTL4); FUNCTIONS IN: binding; INVOLVED IN: cell redox homeostasis; LOCATED IN: cellular_component unknown; EXPRESSED IN: 22 plant structures; EXPRESSED DURING: 13 growth stages; CONTAINS InterPro DOMAIN/s: Molecular chaperone, heat shock protein, Hsp40, DnaJ (InterPro:IPR015609), Tetratricopeptide TPR-1 (InterPro:IPR001440), Thioredoxin fold (InterPro:IPR012335), Tetratricopeptide-like helical (InterPro:IPR011990), Thioredoxin domain (InterPro:IPR013766), Tetratricopeptide TPR2 (InterPro:IPR013105), Tetratricopeptide repeat-containing (InterPro:IPR013026), Thioredoxin-like fold (InterPro:IPR012336), Tetratricopeptide repeat (InterPro:IPR019734); BEST Arabidopsis thaliana protein match is: tetratricopetide-repeat thioredoxin-like 3 (TAIR:AT2G42580.1); Has 21785 Blast hits to 12872 proteins in 1130 species: Archae - 748; Bacteria - 6255; Metazoa - 5785; Fungi - 2015; Plants - 2355; Viruses - 3; Other Eukaryotes - 4624 (source: NCBI BLink).) produces the protein MSHYRRHSLEPSITSKFRDSLSFQRDDDVINKPDFRELDFGSPLRPRGSSSAAATPAASGSSSSSSGSASGKPAVTSQFARRSHSGELSGLSQTSPVKPGSVNRNLKPGHRRSASAGTPLIYSGLGFSPVNNNNNSSRGGGSGATSPNPGVLPTGNICPSGRILKTGMATRASVRPETLCTGTANYGHGNIIRTGGKVSHATKAAAEMSDSEEVKKAGNVMYRKGNYAEALALYDRAISLSPENPAYRSNRAAALAASGRLEEAVKECLEAVRCDPSYARAHQRLASLYLRLGEAENARRHLCVSGQCPDQADLQRLQTLEKHLRLCTEARKIGDWRTVISEIDAAIANGADSSPQLVACKAEAFLRLHQIKDSDLCISSIPRLDHHHTQPPEKLFGIVCDAYVLCVQAQVDMALGRFENAIVKVERAMTIDHSNSPEVVSVLNNVKNVAKARTRGNELFSSGRYSEASVAYGDGLKLDAFNSVLYCNRAACWFKLGMWEKSVDDCNQALRIQPSYTKALLRRAASYGKLGRWEDAVRDYEVLRKELPGDSEVAESLQRARNALSNKSEEPKYLGFNNEVEEVSTLDKFKTATSLPGISVFHFKSSSNRQSEAISPFVNTLCLRYPLVHFFKVDVEESLALAKAESIKKIPTFKIYKKGEKVKEMVCPSHQLLEDSVTHFLL, from the exons ATGTCACATTATAGAAGACATTCGCTAGAACCTTCCATTACCAGTAAATTCCGTGATTCTTTGAGTTTCCAACGAGACGATGACGTCATCAACAAACCAGATTTCCGAGAACTCGATTTTGGTTCTCCGTTGAGGCCTCGTggctcctcctccgccgctgCCACTCCCGCCGCTAGTGGCAGCAGTTCAAGCTCCTCTGGTTCTGCTTCCGGAAAACCCGCTGTCACTTCTCAGTTTGCTAGACGGAGTCACTCCGGCGAGCTTTCCGGTTTAAGCCAGACCAGTCCGGTTAAACCCGGATCCGTGAACCGGAATTTGAAACCGGGTCACAGAAGATCCGCTTCCGCTGGAACGCCGTTGATTTATTCCGGTTTGGGGTTCTCTCCGGTgaacaataacaataacagTTCTCGCGGCGGAGGAAGCGGGGCTACTTCGCCGAACCCCGGCGTTTTACCTACCGGAAACATTTGTCCATCGGGAAGGATCTTAAAAACCGGAATGGCTACACGAGCCTCCGTTAGACCCGAGACTCTATGCACAGGCACGGCCAACTACGGCCACGGAAACATCATCCGCACCGGCGGAAAGGTGAGTCACGCGACGAAAGCGGCGGCGGAAATGAGTGACTCAGAGGAGGTGAAGAAGGCAGGTAACGTAATGTATAGGAAAGGGAATTACGCCGAGGCATTGGCTCTTTACGACAGAGCTATCTCATTGTCACCGGAAAATCCAGCTTATAGAAGCAATCGTGCGGCAGCGTTGGCTGCGTCAGGGAGGTTAGAAGAAGCAGTTAAAGAATGCCTTGAAGCTGTGAGATGTGATCCTTCTTACGCTAGAGCTCATCAGAGACTCGCTTCTCTTTATctaag attGGGAGAAGCTGAGAATGCGAGACGTCATCTTTGTGTTTCCGGACAATGTCCCGATCAAGCTGATTTGCAGAGGTTGCAGACGCTTGAGAAGCATCTCAGACTGTGTACGGAGGCTCGAAAGATCGGTGATTGGAGAACGGTGATTAGCGAAATCGATGCAGCCATTGCAAATGGAGCTGATTCTTCTCCTCAG CTTGTAGCTTGTAAAGCTGAAGCCTTTTTGCGGCTTCATCAGATAAAGGATTCAGATTTGTGTATATCCAGCATTCCGAGATTGGATCATCACCATACTCAACCACCTGAGAAACTATTTGGTATAGTATGTGATGCTTATGTGCTCTGTGTTCAAGCTCAAGTTGATATGGCGTTAGGAAG ATTTGAGAATGCGATTGTAAAGGTGGAGAGAGCCATGACGATTGATCATAGCAATAGTCCCGAGGTAGTATCGGTCTTAAACAATGTGAAGAATGTGGCGAAAGCTCGTACCCGAGGAAACGAGCTTTTTAGTTCGGGGAGATACTCGGAAGCGAGTGTGGCTTATGGGGACGGACTCAAGTTGGATGCTTTCAATTCGGTTTTGTATTGTAATAGAGCGGCATGTTGGTTTAAACTCGGTATGTGGGAGAAATCTGTTGATGATTGTAATCAAGCGCTAAGAATTCAGCCTAGTTACACCAAAGCTCTTCTCCGAAGAGCTGCTTCGTATGGAAAG CTTGGCCGATGGGAGGATGCGGTCAGAGATTATGAAGTATTGAGAAAGGAACTTCCAGGAGACAGTGAGGTTGCTGAGTCTTTACAGAGAGCAAGGAACGCTCTATCGAACAAATCCGAAGAACCTAAATATTTGGGATTCAATAACGAAGTTGAAGAAGTTTCGACCTTAGATAAGTTCAAGACCGCAACATCACTGCCCG GAATCTCTGTGTTTCAtttcaaatcatcatcaaaccgGCAAAGCGAAGCAATATCTCCATTCGTCAACACTTTATGCTTACGGTATCCATTAGTACATTTTTTCAAG GTGGACGTAGAGGAGAGCTTGGCATTGGCGAAAGCAGAGAGCATCAAGAAAATTCCAACGTTTAAGATTTATAAGAAGGGAGAGAAAGTGAAGGAAATGGTATGTCCTAGTCATCAGTTACTAGAGGACTCTGTTACGCATTTCCTCTTATAA
- a CDS encoding sequence-specific DNA binding transcription factor: MDTVNDSFSPGSSRPSPATLSREDCWSEEATFTLIQAWGNRYVDLSRGNLRQKHWQEVANAVNDRHYNTGRNVSAAKSQPYRTDVQCKNRIDTLKKKYKVEKARVSESNPGAYISPWPFFSALDDLLRESFPTSSNPDSTDNIPHQRLSLPMSINPVPVAPRSAIPRRPATSPAIIPHAGDDLLGFRGNLNAFAAAAAAAACPASEDDSEGSRSRSSGRSGSNKKRERKIEKKQGYKEVADAIERLGQIYERVEEKKRKEMVELEKQRMRFAKELECHRMQLFTEMQVRLHKLRRTSGSKGPTSSASAGET; this comes from the coding sequence ATGGACACCGTCAACGATTCCTTTTCGCCGGGATCTTCCCGACCTTCGCCGGCGACGCTTTCTCGTGAAGATTGCTGGAGCGAGGAAGCGACCTTCACGCTCATCCAAGCCTGGGGTAATCGCTACGTCGACCTCAGCCGAGGTAATCTCCGTCAGAAACACTGGCAAGAGGTGGCTAACGCCGTTAACGACCGTCACTACAACACCGGTCGAAACGTTTCCGCCGCCAAATCGCAGCCGTATCGCACCGACGTTCAGTGTAAAAACCGGATCGATactctgaagaagaagtacaAAGTCGAGAAGGCTAGGGTTTCGGAATCCAATCCCGGTGCCTACATCAGCCCTTGGCCTTTCTTCTCCGCTCTCGATGACCTTCTCCGGGAAAGCTTTCCGACGTCTAGTAATCCTGATTCAACTGATAACATCCCGCACCAGAGGCTATCACTTCCGATGTCCATTAATCCAGTTCCGGTCGCTCCACGATCGGCGATCCCCAGACGTCCGGCGACATCGCCGGCGATTATACCTCACGCCGGTGACGATTTACTCGGATTTCGCGGGAATCTCAACGCATTCGCGGCAGCCGCAGCGGCGGCGGCGTGTCCGGCGTCTGAAGATGACTCGGAAGGTTCAAGGTCTAGATCGAGCGGTCGTAGCGGGAGTAACAAGAAGCGGGAGAGGAAAATTGAGAAGAAGCAAGGCTACAAGGAAGTTGCCGACGCAATTGAGAGGCTTGGACAGATATACGAGAGAGtcgaggagaagaagaggaaggaaaTGGTTGAATTGGAGAAGCAGAGAATGAGATTCGCTAAGGAATTGGAATGCCATAGGATGCAACTGTTCACGGAGATGCAGGTACGTCTTCATAAGCTCCGGCGTACCTCTGGCTCCAAAGGACCGACTTCCTCCGCCTCCGCCGGTGAGACCTGA
- the TTL4 gene encoding tetratricopetide-repeat thioredoxin-like 4, with translation MSHYRRHSLEPSITSKFRDSLSFQRDDDVINKPDFRELDFGSPLRPRGSSSAAATPAASGSSSSSSGSASGKPAVTSQFARRSHSGELSGLSQTSPVKPGSVNRNLKPGHRRSASAGTPLIYSGLGFSPVNNNNNSSRGGGSGATSPNPGVLPTGNICPSGRILKTGMATRASVRPETLCTGTANYGHGNIIRTGGKVSHATKAAAEMSDSEEVKKAGNVMYRKGNYAEALALYDRAISLSPENPAYRSNRAAALAASGRLEEAVKECLEAVRCDPSYARAHQRLASLYLRLGEAENARRHLCVSGQCPDQADLQRLQTLEKHLRLCTEARKIGDWRTVISEIDAAIANGADSSPQLVACKAEAFLRLHQIKDSDLCISSIPRLDHHHTQPPEKLFGIVCDAYVLCVQAQVDMALGRFENAIVKVERAMTIDHSNSPEVVSVLNNVKNVAKARTRGNELFSSGRYSEASVAYGDGLKLDAFNSVLYCNRAACWFKLGMWEKSVDDCNQALRIQPSYTKALLRRAASYGKLGRWEDAVRDYEVLRKELPGDSEVAESLQRARNALSNKSEEPKYLGFNNEVEEVSTLDKFKTATSLPGISVFHFKSSSNRQSEAISPFVNTLCLRYPLVHFFKASHLFLCSIAQNGYRFWSNALTGFVCL, from the exons ATGTCACATTATAGAAGACATTCGCTAGAACCTTCCATTACCAGTAAATTCCGTGATTCTTTGAGTTTCCAACGAGACGATGACGTCATCAACAAACCAGATTTCCGAGAACTCGATTTTGGTTCTCCGTTGAGGCCTCGTggctcctcctccgccgctgCCACTCCCGCCGCTAGTGGCAGCAGTTCAAGCTCCTCTGGTTCTGCTTCCGGAAAACCCGCTGTCACTTCTCAGTTTGCTAGACGGAGTCACTCCGGCGAGCTTTCCGGTTTAAGCCAGACCAGTCCGGTTAAACCCGGATCCGTGAACCGGAATTTGAAACCGGGTCACAGAAGATCCGCTTCCGCTGGAACGCCGTTGATTTATTCCGGTTTGGGGTTCTCTCCGGTgaacaataacaataacagTTCTCGCGGCGGAGGAAGCGGGGCTACTTCGCCGAACCCCGGCGTTTTACCTACCGGAAACATTTGTCCATCGGGAAGGATCTTAAAAACCGGAATGGCTACACGAGCCTCCGTTAGACCCGAGACTCTATGCACAGGCACGGCCAACTACGGCCACGGAAACATCATCCGCACCGGCGGAAAGGTGAGTCACGCGACGAAAGCGGCGGCGGAAATGAGTGACTCAGAGGAGGTGAAGAAGGCAGGTAACGTAATGTATAGGAAAGGGAATTACGCCGAGGCATTGGCTCTTTACGACAGAGCTATCTCATTGTCACCGGAAAATCCAGCTTATAGAAGCAATCGTGCGGCAGCGTTGGCTGCGTCAGGGAGGTTAGAAGAAGCAGTTAAAGAATGCCTTGAAGCTGTGAGATGTGATCCTTCTTACGCTAGAGCTCATCAGAGACTCGCTTCTCTTTATctaag attGGGAGAAGCTGAGAATGCGAGACGTCATCTTTGTGTTTCCGGACAATGTCCCGATCAAGCTGATTTGCAGAGGTTGCAGACGCTTGAGAAGCATCTCAGACTGTGTACGGAGGCTCGAAAGATCGGTGATTGGAGAACGGTGATTAGCGAAATCGATGCAGCCATTGCAAATGGAGCTGATTCTTCTCCTCAG CTTGTAGCTTGTAAAGCTGAAGCCTTTTTGCGGCTTCATCAGATAAAGGATTCAGATTTGTGTATATCCAGCATTCCGAGATTGGATCATCACCATACTCAACCACCTGAGAAACTATTTGGTATAGTATGTGATGCTTATGTGCTCTGTGTTCAAGCTCAAGTTGATATGGCGTTAGGAAG ATTTGAGAATGCGATTGTAAAGGTGGAGAGAGCCATGACGATTGATCATAGCAATAGTCCCGAGGTAGTATCGGTCTTAAACAATGTGAAGAATGTGGCGAAAGCTCGTACCCGAGGAAACGAGCTTTTTAGTTCGGGGAGATACTCGGAAGCGAGTGTGGCTTATGGGGACGGACTCAAGTTGGATGCTTTCAATTCGGTTTTGTATTGTAATAGAGCGGCATGTTGGTTTAAACTCGGTATGTGGGAGAAATCTGTTGATGATTGTAATCAAGCGCTAAGAATTCAGCCTAGTTACACCAAAGCTCTTCTCCGAAGAGCTGCTTCGTATGGAAAG CTTGGCCGATGGGAGGATGCGGTCAGAGATTATGAAGTATTGAGAAAGGAACTTCCAGGAGACAGTGAGGTTGCTGAGTCTTTACAGAGAGCAAGGAACGCTCTATCGAACAAATCCGAAGAACCTAAATATTTGGGATTCAATAACGAAGTTGAAGAAGTTTCGACCTTAGATAAGTTCAAGACCGCAACATCACTGCCCG GAATCTCTGTGTTTCAtttcaaatcatcatcaaaccgGCAAAGCGAAGCAATATCTCCATTCGTCAACACTTTATGCTTACGGTATCCATTAGTACATTTTTTCAAGGCAAGTCACttgttcttatgctcaatCGCGCAAAATGGTTATCGTTTTTGGTCTAACGCTTTAACGGGGTTTGTTTGTCTATAG